One bacterium genomic region harbors:
- a CDS encoding PEP-CTERM sorting domain-containing protein, with protein sequence MKKMKGVLTACLLFFLLLINASYCYIMTFDNMPSGWDSYDHPPEWRYEEYGLTLSYNAWWNGYGGGHLFMQGYAGNDYLIFDTPKYLKQFEINGLPTPGYQDSRHTFGPMNIAAFDNNNNEVWSGTADLTNYTDWNTWLTVSVETDNVSKLIFYAPWGTANPWNPMYDLPPSDGGLPVPAGSYVYWPSVDNMNVEDSNTQVPEPGTMLLLGSLATGLFGFGGLKKRFLK encoded by the coding sequence ATGAAAAAAATGAAAGGTGTTTTAACCGCTTGTTTATTGTTTTTTCTGCTTTTAATTAATGCTTCTTATTGTTACATCATGACATTCGATAATATGCCTTCCGGCTGGGATTCCTATGATCATCCCCCTGAATGGAGATATGAAGAATACGGGCTTACTTTAAGTTATAACGCATGGTGGAATGGTTACGGCGGCGGGCATCTTTTTATGCAGGGTTATGCCGGCAATGATTATCTGATATTTGACACTCCTAAATACTTAAAACAATTTGAAATAAACGGTCTGCCCACTCCGGGCTACCAGGATTCCAGGCATACTTTTGGGCCGATGAATATTGCGGCATTTGACAATAACAATAATGAAGTCTGGAGCGGAACTGCCGATTTAACAAACTACACAGACTGGAACACCTGGCTTACAGTCTCCGTTGAGACGGACAACGTAAGCAAACTTATTTTTTACGCTCCATGGGGGACCGCAAATCCATGGAACCCGATGTATGATTTACCGCCAAGTGATGGAGGATTACCCGTTCCTGCCGGTTCATATGTATACTGGCCAAGTGTGGATAATATGAACGTTGAAGATTCTAATACTCAAGTCCCTGAACCCGGCACAATGCTTTTACTGGGAAGTCTGGCAACCGGCTTATTTGGTTTCGGAGGATTAAAGAAAAGATTTTTAAAGTAA
- a CDS encoding RnfABCDGE type electron transport complex subunit D: MESKNTHLKILSNVVKGILYGTDSRTEHAPHILDHLELKRYMFFVIIALMPSVIASVYFFGTRVIKIILVSYIFGGIVEVAFALIRKKDIEEGFFVTGLIFPLILPPTVPLWIVASGIIFGTFFGKEVFGGTGRNIFNPALTGRVFITIAFPEIMTASWQVPLTDAITSATPLTMFKTEHFITSYRDLLMGNVSGSLGETFRLGIIIGGVFLMWTKVSNWRVPFSYLGSVFMFSLAGNMLFPSKIAPFLFQLLSGGLLFCAMFMATDPVTSPFTREGKYVFGVLCGLFTVLIRSFSGYVEGVMFSILLMNAFSPLIDQVILKIKYKPLA; encoded by the coding sequence ATGGAATCAAAAAATACACATTTGAAAATTTTGTCCAATGTAGTTAAAGGGATTCTTTACGGTACGGATTCAAGGACGGAGCACGCGCCGCACATCCTGGACCACTTGGAATTGAAGCGGTATATGTTCTTCGTGATTATCGCGCTTATGCCGAGTGTGATAGCGTCGGTATATTTTTTCGGGACAAGGGTAATAAAAATCATTCTTGTTTCCTATATTTTCGGCGGAATAGTTGAAGTGGCGTTCGCCCTTATAAGGAAAAAGGACATTGAAGAGGGTTTTTTTGTCACGGGACTGATTTTCCCGCTTATCCTGCCGCCTACCGTGCCTTTATGGATTGTTGCTTCAGGGATCATATTCGGGACATTTTTCGGGAAAGAGGTTTTCGGGGGCACAGGTAGAAATATTTTTAATCCCGCATTAACCGGGAGGGTGTTTATTACAATCGCTTTTCCTGAAATCATGACGGCAAGCTGGCAGGTCCCGCTGACGGACGCGATAACTTCCGCGACACCCCTTACAATGTTTAAAACCGAACATTTTATTACATCATACCGCGACCTTTTAATGGGAAATGTTTCAGGAAGCCTTGGGGAAACTTTTCGCTTGGGAATAATTATAGGCGGTGTGTTTTTAATGTGGACAAAGGTCAGCAACTGGCGTGTCCCTTTTTCATATCTTGGTTCAGTCTTTATGTTTTCACTGGCCGGGAACATGCTTTTCCCGTCTAAGATAGCGCCTTTTTTATTCCAGCTTTTGTCAGGCGGGCTTTTATTTTGCGCAATGTTTATGGCAACCGATCCTGTAACTTCGCCTTTTACAAGGGAGGGTAAATATGTCTTTGGGGTCCTGTGCGGGCTTTTTACGGTTTTAATACGAAGCTTTTCAGGTTATGTGGAGGGCGTGATGTTCAGCATTCTTTTAATGAACGCGTTCAGCCCTTTGATAGACCAGGTTATTTTGAAGATAAAATATAAGCCGCTGGCATGA
- a CDS encoding NAD(P)H-dependent oxidoreductase subunit E, with the protein MTTILIMDLILIAVTVLILIGEKLLLNYGECKITIEQNGKRKELKVQGGRTLLDYLVENKIDISSSCGGKSSCGYCKIKIIKGGGEIFPQEEVFMTREEKRSGMRLACQVRVKEDIEIYIPDFLETIKGMVRNRSYDPAKRWQFRIKNQVYYDVDLKEQYLAPGEKEIIDKIFDEVKNIKGPLMPVLQKSNEAFRYLSEPVLRYISQRLEIPVSVTFRIATFYNAFSLKPKGRYQVDVCLGTACHVKGAADLILALEKGLNLKTGETTKDMRFSLETVRCLGCCGLAPALKINQDVYGLMTRKKAPELVKKYEKTEN; encoded by the coding sequence ATGACTACTATCTTAATAATGGACCTGATTTTGATAGCGGTGACGGTTTTGATCCTCATAGGCGAGAAATTACTGCTTAATTACGGGGAATGCAAAATAACAATCGAGCAAAACGGGAAAAGAAAAGAATTGAAGGTCCAGGGAGGGAGGACACTCCTGGATTACCTTGTTGAGAACAAAATCGATATTTCTTCATCGTGCGGCGGAAAATCAAGCTGCGGTTACTGCAAGATAAAAATAATAAAGGGCGGGGGTGAGATATTTCCCCAGGAAGAAGTGTTTATGACCCGTGAAGAAAAACGCAGCGGGATGCGGCTTGCGTGTCAGGTCAGGGTAAAAGAGGATATCGAAATTTATATACCGGATTTTTTAGAAACTATTAAAGGAATGGTCAGGAACCGGAGTTACGACCCGGCCAAACGCTGGCAGTTCAGGATAAAAAACCAGGTTTATTACGATGTTGATTTAAAGGAACAGTACCTTGCCCCGGGAGAGAAAGAGATAATCGATAAAATATTTGACGAGGTTAAAAATATAAAAGGCCCGCTGATGCCGGTCCTTCAAAAATCTAATGAGGCTTTCAGGTATTTGTCTGAACCTGTTTTAAGGTATATATCACAGAGACTGGAGATACCGGTAAGCGTTACATTTAGAATCGCTACCTTTTATAACGCGTTCAGTTTAAAGCCGAAAGGCAGGTACCAGGTGGATGTGTGTCTGGGTACCGCGTGTCACGTAAAGGGCGCCGCGGACCTTATTCTTGCTCTTGAAAAAGGGTTAAATCTTAAAACAGGGGAAACCACGAAAGACATGCGGTTCAGCCTTGAAACAGTCAGGTGTCTCGGCTGCTGCGGGCTCGCGCCCGCGCTGAAGATCAACCAGGATGTGTATGGGCTGATGACAAGGAAGAAGGCACCGGAACTGGTCAAAAAATATGAAAAAACTGAAAATTGA
- a CDS encoding MFS transporter, which yields MFQQKRVKYKIIYGKVWAGPMIKSKEKQTAIMLIILFGIISLFGDIIYEGARSVYGPFAKIIGMDIVLLGFITGMAEFLGYFIRFISGYLSDKTKAYWIFTIAGYGMIISIPLLSMASVWQTVAILIICERLGKAVRSPAKDTILSSIVGPVGTGWGFALHEAMDQTGAIIGPLIFTGIFLAGTGAVKTISDYQMGFRLLWIPFIIVMIAVLLAFLKAPDPGKFEAKFDLQNPPGKLSKIFWLYAIFTFVTTLGFVSFVILGYHFKDKGIISDAQIPVFYSIAMGLDAVAALIIGRIYDRLKEKYNNERAGTKILFIIPLFTLFIPFFGFMKNILFITIAVVLWGIVMGTHETIMKSTIADLTHFKKRGLGYGIFNMVYGLAVFFGSLLMGLLYKIHITLIIILVINVEIAALVIYFVLLKEAKEREAN from the coding sequence ATGTTTCAGCAAAAAAGGGTAAAATATAAAATTATTTATGGGAAAGTTTGGGCAGGCCCGATGATTAAGAGCAAAGAAAAACAAACCGCGATAATGCTGATAATTCTTTTTGGTATTATCAGTTTATTCGGGGATATTATTTATGAAGGCGCGCGCAGTGTCTATGGCCCATTTGCCAAAATCATCGGAATGGACATCGTCTTACTCGGATTTATAACCGGTATGGCAGAATTTCTCGGCTACTTTATCAGGTTCATTTCCGGTTATCTTTCCGATAAAACAAAGGCTTACTGGATATTTACGATTGCCGGATATGGAATGATTATAAGCATTCCTCTCCTGTCGATGGCCTCTGTATGGCAGACTGTCGCGATATTAATTATCTGTGAAAGGCTGGGCAAGGCTGTGAGGAGCCCCGCTAAAGATACTATTTTATCAAGCATAGTAGGGCCGGTCGGGACCGGATGGGGTTTTGCGCTGCATGAAGCTATGGACCAAACTGGCGCGATTATCGGGCCTTTGATTTTTACCGGAATATTTCTTGCCGGAACAGGGGCCGTAAAAACCATATCGGATTACCAGATGGGGTTCCGGCTGCTGTGGATACCATTTATAATTGTTATGATAGCTGTGCTGCTGGCGTTTTTAAAAGCGCCTGATCCTGGAAAATTTGAAGCCAAATTTGATTTGCAAAACCCTCCCGGTAAATTATCAAAGATATTCTGGTTGTATGCAATTTTTACTTTTGTTACAACACTGGGTTTTGTGAGCTTTGTAATATTGGGATACCATTTTAAAGACAAGGGTATAATCAGCGACGCGCAAATTCCCGTGTTTTATTCAATAGCGATGGGTCTTGACGCGGTTGCGGCCTTGATAATCGGGAGAATTTATGACAGGTTGAAAGAAAAATATAATAATGAAAGGGCGGGGACCAAGATTCTTTTTATAATCCCCCTGTTTACCTTGTTTATCCCTTTTTTCGGTTTTATGAAAAATATTTTATTTATCACAATAGCTGTTGTGTTATGGGGTATTGTAATGGGAACCCATGAAACCATTATGAAATCAACAATTGCCGACTTAACGCATTTTAAGAAAAGAGGGCTGGGGTACGGGATATTTAACATGGTGTATGGGCTCGCGGTGTTTTTTGGAAGTTTATTAATGGGGCTGTTATATAAAATCCACATAACATTAATAATAATACTGGTTATAAATGTTGAAATTGCGGCTTTAGTTATATATTTCGTATTGCTTAAAGAGGCTAAGGAGAGAGAGGCAAATTGA
- the rsxE gene encoding electron transport complex subunit RsxE, with protein MSKITQSKSYKVLMDGLWNDHPVCSMILGICSSLAITNKLENAIVMGLGVTFCLVCTAVFISAMRNFIPSHARMIVYMIVIASFVIIVDRFIKAYYPDISEAIGPYIGLIITNCILMGRAEAFAIKNGIFYSVLDGIGYGLGYTYTLVVFSVIRESFGFGSILGMRVMPQNWTNWVVMVMAPGAFFVLSLYLWIYKTLRSVRVERKSVVNKGHDLLLRSKK; from the coding sequence ATGTCAAAGATAACCCAATCCAAAAGCTATAAAGTTCTCATGGACGGCCTCTGGAACGACCATCCCGTCTGCAGTATGATACTTGGGATATGTTCGTCCCTTGCCATAACAAACAAGCTTGAAAATGCCATTGTTATGGGATTGGGCGTAACATTCTGCCTGGTTTGCACCGCGGTTTTTATTTCGGCGATGCGGAATTTTATACCGTCGCACGCGAGAATGATAGTTTACATGATTGTTATAGCCTCATTTGTCATAATAGTCGACAGGTTTATAAAAGCGTATTATCCCGATATAAGCGAGGCAATCGGGCCTTATATCGGTTTAATAATTACCAATTGCATTCTTATGGGAAGGGCGGAAGCGTTTGCGATAAAAAACGGTATTTTTTACTCGGTTTTGGATGGGATTGGTTATGGGCTTGGATACACTTACACGTTAGTTGTTTTTTCGGTCATCAGGGAATCGTTTGGTTTTGGAAGCATATTGGGAATGAGGGTCATGCCTCAGAATTGGACAAACTGGGTGGTTATGGTCATGGCACCGGGCGCGTTTTTTGTTTTAAGCCTTTATTTATGGATATATAAGACATTGAGAAGCGTTCGCGTAGAAAGGAAAAGTGTTGTTAACAAGGGGCATGACCTCTTGTTGAGGAGTAAAAAGTGA
- a CDS encoding cobalamin-dependent protein (Presence of a B(12) (cobalamin)-binding domain implies dependence on cobalamin itself, in one of its several forms, or in some unusual lineages, dependence on a cobalamin-like analog.): MKLLLSSVFKPYGVDDEYGRKENIMELFHNQVTREQGIFSFRYHHKSFNLYLLAENVNMPSTVLDFPSIKRFIREIKKGYDYVGISFITPNFIKAKKMCELIREYSPKSKIILGGHGTHIPGLEKMIDCDHIVKGEGVTGLRKIFGEPEDAPVKHVSLSSSDNRKIMGIPINDTTGVLLPGVGCPNGCRFCCTTHMFSFKYTPFFKTSLEMFNVMRKMENELGCVDFFVMDENFLKSKNRAIELLELMKTHKKHYYFGVFSSAETINEVGVKFMFEIGIRFIWIGVESKDYCYTKNKNIDMKKLFTELRNHGISVLASTILFQEHHDKKTIWEDVDYTLDLRPDFVQFMQLGPLPQTQLYLDYKKKGLLREDVPYEEWHGQHRLWFKHPEFTPEESEIYLRDAFLKDYRELGPSILRMVETNMQGYLYTQKYRDDPWLKMRNNQLRENCVRYYPLLNVLKTFMPNTLTRKITERVISLYEKTLGPKTIKQKLLTLGAYLYAVKEYFKLKTAGDVKQPKTHYTRYHKPEFNFFPAVLKGKLLPDLTLNTLEIKLKNAVSGNNIHLELHGILDSINVKNLQHKLSGLFIREKKADIVLNIVNIQRIDDNSLYKLLEQLKDFESRIKLRYSARLENISQTIEEIKRNFGSKLEPERRLS; the protein is encoded by the coding sequence GTGAAGTTATTATTGTCCTCAGTTTTTAAACCTTACGGGGTCGACGATGAATACGGCCGCAAAGAAAATATTATGGAGCTTTTCCATAATCAGGTCACGAGAGAGCAGGGAATTTTCTCCTTCCGTTACCATCATAAAAGCTTTAACCTTTATTTATTGGCCGAGAACGTTAACATGCCGAGTACCGTTTTGGATTTCCCGTCCATAAAACGTTTTATCAGGGAAATCAAAAAAGGGTATGATTATGTCGGCATTTCCTTTATCACACCTAATTTCATAAAAGCTAAAAAAATGTGCGAACTTATCCGCGAATATTCCCCAAAATCAAAAATAATCCTTGGTGGCCACGGCACGCATATACCCGGCCTTGAAAAGATGATAGATTGCGACCATATTGTAAAAGGCGAAGGAGTAACAGGCCTTCGTAAAATATTCGGGGAGCCTGAAGACGCCCCGGTAAAGCATGTCTCACTTTCTTCATCGGACAACAGGAAAATCATGGGCATACCCATAAACGACACAACAGGCGTTCTTTTGCCCGGTGTGGGATGCCCCAACGGGTGCCGTTTCTGCTGTACAACCCACATGTTTAGCTTTAAATACACTCCTTTCTTTAAAACCAGCCTCGAGATGTTTAACGTCATGCGAAAAATGGAAAATGAACTTGGATGCGTTGATTTCTTTGTCATGGATGAAAATTTTCTTAAATCCAAAAACAGGGCCATTGAACTCCTGGAGTTAATGAAAACCCATAAAAAACATTATTATTTCGGGGTTTTCTCCTCGGCTGAAACGATAAATGAAGTTGGGGTCAAATTCATGTTTGAAATAGGCATAAGGTTTATATGGATCGGTGTTGAATCCAAAGACTACTGCTATACAAAAAATAAAAATATAGACATGAAAAAGCTCTTTACTGAATTGAGAAACCATGGAATTTCCGTCCTTGCCTCTACAATACTTTTCCAGGAACATCATGACAAAAAAACCATCTGGGAGGATGTTGATTACACGCTGGACTTAAGGCCTGATTTTGTCCAATTCATGCAGCTTGGCCCTCTCCCTCAGACACAGCTATATCTTGATTATAAGAAAAAAGGGCTTTTGCGCGAAGATGTCCCTTACGAAGAATGGCACGGCCAGCACCGCCTTTGGTTTAAACACCCTGAATTCACGCCTGAAGAGTCTGAGATATACCTTCGCGACGCATTTCTTAAAGACTACCGCGAGCTGGGGCCTTCTATACTAAGAATGGTTGAAACAAACATGCAGGGGTATCTTTACACGCAAAAATACCGGGATGACCCGTGGCTCAAAATGCGGAATAACCAGTTAAGGGAAAACTGTGTGCGGTATTATCCTCTCCTGAATGTCCTGAAAACTTTTATGCCGAATACCCTCACAAGAAAAATAACGGAACGGGTCATAAGCTTATATGAAAAAACCCTGGGGCCAAAAACCATAAAGCAGAAGTTATTGACGCTTGGAGCTTATCTTTATGCCGTTAAAGAATATTTTAAATTAAAAACAGCGGGCGATGTTAAACAGCCGAAAACGCATTATACAAGATACCACAAACCTGAGTTTAACTTTTTCCCCGCGGTATTAAAAGGAAAACTCCTGCCCGACCTTACTCTTAACACGCTTGAAATCAAATTAAAGAACGCTGTCTCAGGCAATAATATACACCTGGAACTGCACGGTATCCTGGATTCGATAAACGTGAAAAATTTACAGCATAAACTGTCTGGTTTATTTATCAGGGAAAAAAAGGCCGATATTGTTCTTAATATCGTGAACATCCAAAGGATAGATGACAACAGCCTCTATAAATTGCTGGAACAGTTGAAAGATTTTGAGTCCCGCATAAAGTTACGCTATTCCGCCAGATTAGAAAACATTTCACAGACCATTGAAGAAATAAAACGCAATTTTGGAAGCAAACTCGAGCCTGAAAGAAGATTATCTTAA
- a CDS encoding Rnf-Nqr domain containing protein: MTKLLIIFFATIWTNNIAFTYILGMCPFISLSRSMKTAVGMSIAVVFVVVLTAAINWPVYHLILVPYKSEIIYYIVFIIVIAATVQLLEMIMGKFFPVLEAMFGIFLPLITVNCIVLAVSLFMVLRNYSFRESIVFAFGSSVGWMFAIIVVAAINEKLNLIGDIPDGLKGPGIVLIIAGIISLAFLGFAGMVNL, from the coding sequence GTGACAAAACTATTAATCATTTTTTTCGCGACGATTTGGACAAACAATATTGCGTTTACATATATCCTTGGAATGTGCCCTTTTATTTCACTTTCACGAAGCATGAAAACCGCTGTCGGAATGAGTATTGCCGTGGTTTTTGTGGTTGTTTTGACCGCGGCCATAAACTGGCCTGTTTATCATCTTATCCTGGTCCCGTATAAAAGCGAGATTATTTATTATATAGTTTTTATCATTGTAATCGCGGCGACTGTTCAATTGCTTGAAATGATAATGGGTAAATTTTTCCCGGTGCTTGAAGCGATGTTCGGGATTTTTCTCCCTTTGATTACAGTTAATTGCATTGTCCTGGCTGTGTCCCTTTTTATGGTTTTAAGAAATTATTCTTTCCGGGAATCGATTGTTTTTGCGTTTGGTTCAAGCGTGGGGTGGATGTTCGCGATTATTGTTGTAGCGGCGATCAATGAAAAATTAAATTTGATTGGAGACATTCCTGATGGTTTAAAGGGGCCCGGAATTGTTTTGATTATCGCGGGGATAATTTCATTGGCATTTCTGGGGTTCGCGGGAATGGTTAATTTGTAG
- a CDS encoding FMN-binding protein, with product MKEKIKMVIFVVILGTVCTFSLVAINGYTAPIVEKNKEIKIKKSLLEAYGISYEKGNKENIEKIFMENVTVSGNEGKKIYINKDKETAFEFAGSGLWGPITGVISFMPDLETIKNIVIIHQEETPGLGGRIGEKAYLDKFKDKKFLPDIKIVPPGKAQKENEIDGITGATMTVKAFEKLVNKQVEMYRNSLKSKKN from the coding sequence GTGAAGGAAAAAATTAAAATGGTTATATTTGTCGTTATACTGGGGACAGTGTGCACTTTTTCCCTTGTGGCCATAAACGGTTATACGGCGCCGATTGTCGAGAAGAATAAGGAAATAAAAATCAAAAAAAGTCTTTTAGAGGCGTATGGTATTTCTTATGAAAAGGGAAATAAAGAAAATATAGAAAAAATTTTCATGGAAAATGTAACTGTATCCGGGAATGAAGGCAAAAAAATTTATATTAATAAGGATAAAGAAACAGCCTTTGAATTCGCGGGCTCCGGGCTCTGGGGGCCGATTACAGGTGTTATTTCTTTTATGCCGGACCTCGAAACAATTAAAAACATTGTGATAATCCACCAGGAAGAGACCCCGGGGCTGGGCGGGAGGATAGGTGAGAAGGCGTATCTTGACAAATTTAAAGATAAAAAATTTCTGCCGGACATAAAAATAGTCCCGCCGGGAAAAGCGCAGAAAGAAAATGAGATTGACGGGATTACCGGCGCGACAATGACGGTTAAGGCGTTTGAGAAACTGGTTAATAAACAGGTGGAAATGTATAGGAATAGTTTGAAAAGCAAAAAAAATTGA
- a CDS encoding 4Fe-4S dicluster domain-containing protein: protein MNIKHKTFSGGYKLKNFEGEPKETLIELGIPEMVAIPLKQGFGKEVPPVVRQGQRVKAGQIIGRDDDSISTPVHASIGGIVEEIKKIDYLHGKVDAVVIKSDGSADWQSLQGHNYDWKGKSSEKIEESLYLSGVTALNRGGIPTRYKSSPIFPGQVQDVIIHGIGSDVYSLSSFLLLKDSWISNFVDGIKILKKIMPGARFHIAFGEGRGTLIEKIYSLLDDETVTFYSLASKYPQAFDEILISTILGKTFPYGKIPTDIGVVVFHIQNVIQVYEAVTMGKPFIERTIALCGHGFRESLYVKTRIGTPVEYIIKGRINEDEDLRFVINSLLNGIGIMDLSLPLDRTCYKIISVSEKKPEEIFPFIKLGFGDDSYSNTFPPNVLGFKKIINTNMRGERRACVSCGFCEEVCPVGIIPHLIYKYFEKGIIDETLMTLKMFSCVGCNLCSYVCPSKIPVSKYIMEGKLKLINEGRDAFSFKLPYVDLKGFEEYRGIK, encoded by the coding sequence ATGAACATAAAACACAAAACATTTTCCGGCGGGTATAAACTGAAAAATTTTGAGGGGGAGCCGAAAGAGACCCTGATTGAGCTTGGAATCCCGGAAATGGTGGCTATTCCTTTAAAGCAGGGTTTTGGGAAAGAAGTCCCCCCGGTTGTCCGGCAGGGGCAGAGAGTGAAAGCAGGCCAGATTATCGGCAGGGATGACGATTCGATTTCAACTCCCGTCCACGCGAGTATCGGAGGGATTGTCGAGGAAATAAAAAAAATAGATTACCTGCATGGAAAAGTAGATGCCGTAGTGATAAAATCAGATGGTTCTGCCGATTGGCAGTCCCTGCAGGGCCATAATTACGATTGGAAAGGAAAATCTTCCGAAAAAATTGAAGAATCATTGTATTTATCAGGTGTTACCGCTTTGAACAGGGGAGGCATTCCCACCCGCTATAAGAGTTCCCCGATTTTCCCCGGACAGGTTCAGGACGTAATTATTCATGGGATTGGTTCAGATGTATACAGCCTTTCTTCATTTTTATTATTGAAAGACTCATGGATTTCTAATTTTGTCGACGGCATAAAAATTCTAAAAAAGATTATGCCCGGCGCACGGTTTCATATCGCCTTCGGCGAAGGCAGGGGAACATTAATAGAAAAAATTTACAGCCTTCTGGATGATGAAACCGTTACGTTTTACAGCCTGGCCTCAAAATACCCGCAGGCATTCGACGAAATCCTTATTTCCACGATTTTAGGGAAGACTTTTCCTTACGGAAAAATACCGACGGACATCGGCGTGGTGGTTTTTCATATACAGAATGTCATCCAGGTTTACGAGGCCGTTACAATGGGGAAACCCTTCATAGAAAGGACCATCGCCCTTTGCGGCCATGGATTCAGAGAAAGTTTGTATGTTAAGACGCGGATAGGGACACCGGTGGAATATATTATTAAAGGAAGAATAAATGAAGACGAGGATTTGCGGTTTGTAATAAACAGCCTTTTGAACGGCATTGGGATTATGGATTTATCCCTGCCTTTAGACCGGACGTGTTACAAGATAATTTCAGTTTCAGAAAAAAAACCGGAAGAAATTTTTCCTTTTATAAAACTTGGTTTTGGCGATGACTCCTATTCAAACACGTTCCCGCCCAATGTTTTAGGTTTTAAAAAAATCATAAATACCAATATGCGCGGGGAGAGAAGGGCATGCGTGTCCTGCGGGTTTTGCGAGGAGGTCTGCCCTGTCGGGATAATACCGCATCTTATTTATAAATATTTTGAAAAAGGAATTATTGACGAAACGCTGATGACCCTTAAAATGTTCAGTTGTGTGGGATGTAATCTTTGCAGTTACGTCTGCCCTTCAAAAATACCGGTGTCAAAATATATCATGGAAGGGAAACTGAAACTCATCAATGAAGGCCGCGACGCGTTTTCGTTTAAGCTGCCTTATGTTGATTTGAAAGGGTTTGAGGAGTACAGGGGAATTAAATAA